The Sphingobacteriales bacterium nucleotide sequence TAAGAAGCCAACTAGGAAAAAACCAATAAATATAAACATCTCAATCAAGCCATATAAGCCTAATTTTTTGAAATTTACTGCCCATGGGTACATAAAGATAACCTCAACATCAAATAATACAAATAAAATAGCAACTAAGAAATATTTAATAGAAAATGGTAGCCTTGCATTCCCTTGAACTTCAATTCCACATTCAAAAGTATCTAATTTTATTTTTGATTTCTTTTTAGGACCAAGTAGGTGCGTTGCAATCATTGTGGTTGCAATAAACCCTAAAGCTACGATAAGCATAAATATTATTGGCAAATATTCTTGCATACTTTTTTGTACAAATATAGCAATTTCTATAAGAAATTGAGTTATATTCTTGTTATATTATTTCTGATTTTTAATTATGGAGCAAGTCGTTGCTTAGTCCATAAATTTTCTTCATAGATATATTCAATTCTATCATGTAGTCTGTTTTCTCTACCTTGCCAAAATTCAAAAAGATATGGTATGAGTATATAGCCACCCCAATTTGTAGGAAATGGAAATTTTATTTGACTATATTTTGCTTGGTATTGTTCATACAAATCATCTAAATATTTCCGATT carries:
- a CDS encoding NADH-quinone oxidoreductase subunit A, producing MQEYLPIIFMLIVALGFIATTMIATHLLGPKKKSKIKLDTFECGIEVQGNARLPFSIKYFLVAILFVLFDVEVIFMYPWAVNFKKLGLYGLIEMFIFIGFFLVGFLYIYKKGALKWE